In a genomic window of Alcanivorax sp.:
- a CDS encoding GNAT family N-acetyltransferase: protein MLAQAAGKIKALSPHLRGALAKPFTATADILRFPREMAAEAENAGRFSAYFTRSRREIIKVQRLRYRIFSQEYGASFSAPFGLDRDRFDKHCLHLVVRDNHSGEIVGYTRVLPGERLHRTGGFYSSGEFDLSMLRHLDGRVAEIGRTCIHPAHRGGAVITVLWARLAQYMLENDVRYLLGCASIALSEGYNVAAIQQRISQRHLSEPSLRVQPHLRLERLPGNADDESVKMPPLLKAYLRMGARVCGEPCWDPDFNCLDFFVLMAVDDLPARYVQHFLQPAQAV, encoded by the coding sequence ATGCTTGCGCAAGCCGCAGGAAAGATCAAAGCCCTTAGCCCCCACTTGAGAGGGGCCCTGGCCAAGCCGTTTACGGCCACTGCCGACATTCTCCGTTTTCCCCGGGAGATGGCAGCGGAGGCGGAAAATGCCGGCCGCTTCAGCGCCTACTTCACCCGCTCCAGGCGGGAAATCATCAAGGTTCAGCGCCTGCGTTATCGCATTTTCTCCCAGGAATACGGCGCCAGTTTCAGCGCCCCCTTCGGGCTGGACCGGGATCGCTTTGATAAACACTGCCTGCACCTGGTGGTGCGCGATAACCACAGCGGTGAAATCGTCGGCTACACCCGGGTGCTGCCCGGTGAACGCCTGCACCGCACCGGCGGTTTCTACTCCAGCGGCGAATTCGATCTGTCCATGTTGCGTCATCTGGATGGCCGGGTGGCGGAGATCGGCCGTACCTGCATTCATCCTGCCCACCGCGGCGGTGCCGTGATCACTGTGCTGTGGGCCCGGCTGGCCCAGTACATGCTCGAAAACGATGTGCGTTACCTGCTGGGCTGCGCCAGCATTGCCCTGAGCGAGGGTTACAACGTGGCTGCCATCCAGCAGCGCATCAGCCAGCGCCACCTCAGCGAACCGTCCCTGCGGGTGCAGCCGCACCTGCGTCTGGAGCGGCTGCCGGGCAATGCCGATGACGAGAGCGTGAAAATGCCGCCGCTGCTCAAGGCCTACCTGCGCATGGGCGCCCGGGTGTGCGGCGAGCCCTGCTGGGACCCGGATTTCAACTGCCTGGATTTCTTCGTGCTGATGGCGGTGGATGACCTGCCGGCCCGCTATGTGCAGCACTTCCTGCAGCCCGCCCAGGCAGTGTAG
- a CDS encoding lysophospholipid acyltransferase family protein encodes MSNSVDIASYNESGLWPQLRRVWRVARIVIYLLWGFVLAFLLGAFWSPYRPVVLAAKQRWCRRFLGILGVELTVTGTPGDAPVFLVSNHVSWLDIPLIASQRHLYFLSKAEVGDWPLIGTLARAMGTLFIKRGSGESSRKAREIADRLKQGHTVLVFPEGTTTDGTGLRRFFPQLFDAPLMAGVPVQPLAVRYLDDSGAPDAAMAFIGDDEFHHHLWAMLLRNRIRVRLHFCEPLSAQGTDRKGLCEEAHGKVVEQLIVNSE; translated from the coding sequence ATGAGTAACTCCGTCGATATTGCTTCCTACAATGAAAGCGGCCTCTGGCCGCAACTGCGCCGGGTGTGGCGGGTTGCCCGCATCGTGATCTATCTGCTTTGGGGCTTTGTGCTGGCCTTTCTGTTGGGGGCCTTCTGGTCTCCTTACCGGCCGGTGGTGCTGGCGGCCAAGCAGCGCTGGTGTCGACGCTTTCTGGGTATCCTCGGCGTGGAACTGACGGTCACCGGCACCCCAGGCGACGCCCCGGTTTTTCTGGTCAGCAACCATGTGTCCTGGCTGGACATCCCGCTGATTGCCAGCCAGCGCCACCTGTATTTCCTGTCCAAGGCGGAAGTGGGGGACTGGCCATTAATCGGTACCCTGGCCCGGGCCATGGGCACCCTGTTCATCAAGCGGGGGAGCGGCGAGTCCAGCCGCAAGGCCCGGGAAATCGCCGACCGTCTGAAGCAGGGTCACACCGTACTGGTATTCCCGGAAGGCACCACCACCGACGGCACCGGCCTGCGCCGCTTCTTCCCGCAGCTGTTCGATGCCCCGCTGATGGCCGGAGTACCGGTGCAACCGTTAGCGGTGCGCTACCTGGATGACAGCGGCGCCCCGGATGCCGCCATGGCTTTCATTGGCGACGACGAATTCCATCACCATCTCTGGGCCATGCTGTTGCGCAACCGAATCCGCGTGCGCCTGCACTTCTGCGAACCGCTATCGGCACAGGGTACGGATCGGAAGGGGCTGTGTGAGGAGGCACATGGGAAGGTAGTGGAGCAGTTAATAGTTAACAGTGAATAG
- the yeiP gene encoding elongation factor P-like protein YeiP, producing the protein MTRASDLKKSDVIEVNGTLYAIRQIEVQSPSARGAATLYRVKASAVGGGPKFEERYKGDDEVTTVELLRRPVQFSYVDGDDYIFMDNEDFSQYLLKAEDIADELAFITEDTEGLLALRVDDAVIGLELPASVVLEVTETAPAMKAASASARTKPATLNTGLVVQVPEYIVEGEKVRVNTAERKFMSRA; encoded by the coding sequence ATGACCCGCGCCAGCGATCTGAAAAAATCCGACGTTATTGAAGTCAACGGTACCCTTTACGCCATTCGCCAGATCGAGGTCCAATCCCCCTCGGCACGGGGAGCGGCGACCTTGTATCGGGTGAAGGCCAGTGCGGTGGGCGGCGGGCCCAAGTTTGAGGAGCGTTACAAGGGTGATGATGAGGTGACCACGGTGGAGCTACTGCGCCGGCCGGTGCAGTTCTCCTACGTAGATGGCGACGATTACATCTTCATGGATAACGAGGATTTCTCCCAGTACCTGCTCAAGGCCGAGGACATTGCTGACGAGCTGGCATTTATCACCGAGGATACCGAAGGCCTGCTGGCTCTGCGGGTGGACGACGCGGTGATTGGCCTGGAACTGCCCGCCTCGGTGGTGCTGGAAGTTACCGAAACCGCCCCGGCCATGAAAGCCGCCTCAGCCTCCGCACGGACCAAGCCGGCCACCCTGAATACCGGGCTGGTGGTGCAGGTGCCGGAATATATCGTGGAAGGGGAAAAGGTGCGGGTGAATACCGCTGAACGCAAATTCATGTCCCGGGCCTGA
- a CDS encoding aminopeptidase: MMLLRVATLAGMTLLGGCQLGYYSQAAKGHLSLMGQRESLEAVLADPQTPPQIVDSLQFSQQVVRFAGDRLALPAEDVYHQYVALEQDAVVWNVLAAPAWSLTPKTWCYPLIGCVSYRGYFRRPAAEKAAARLAEQGLDTYVGGAIAYSTLGWFADPLTTPMLQRSEPALAELLIHELAHRRLYIRNDTRFNESLATLVGREGAVDFFAASGRPLPADFWQRREQVRQAFLTIVTDTREALKQLYAEEQDEAVLAREKARIQQQARERFAREQQSLPALAGYQGFFDGPLNNAQLNGVSDYNDHVPAFARLLEQCQRDWDCFWQQVENLAELTPAQRNNALEGLAWN, from the coding sequence ATGATGTTATTGCGGGTCGCCACGCTGGCAGGCATGACCCTTCTGGGTGGCTGCCAGCTTGGCTACTACAGCCAGGCCGCCAAGGGGCACCTGTCGCTGATGGGCCAGCGTGAATCGCTGGAGGCGGTGCTGGCAGACCCGCAGACACCGCCGCAGATTGTCGATTCCCTGCAGTTCAGCCAGCAGGTGGTCCGCTTTGCCGGTGACCGGCTGGCGCTGCCCGCCGAGGATGTCTATCACCAGTACGTGGCCCTGGAACAGGACGCGGTGGTGTGGAATGTGCTGGCGGCCCCGGCCTGGTCACTGACCCCCAAGACCTGGTGCTACCCGTTGATCGGTTGCGTCAGCTATCGGGGTTACTTCCGCCGTCCGGCGGCGGAAAAGGCCGCCGCCAGGCTGGCTGAACAGGGGCTGGATACCTATGTGGGCGGTGCCATTGCCTATTCCACCCTGGGCTGGTTTGCCGACCCGCTGACCACCCCCATGCTGCAACGCTCCGAGCCGGCGCTGGCGGAACTGCTGATCCATGAGCTGGCCCATCGGCGCCTGTATATCAGGAACGACACCCGCTTCAATGAATCCCTGGCCACCCTGGTAGGCCGTGAAGGCGCGGTGGATTTCTTTGCCGCCAGCGGCAGGCCACTGCCGGCGGATTTCTGGCAGCGCCGTGAGCAGGTCCGCCAGGCTTTCCTGACCATCGTCACCGATACCCGTGAGGCGCTGAAGCAGCTCTACGCCGAAGAGCAGGACGAGGCTGTGCTGGCCCGGGAAAAAGCCCGCATCCAGCAGCAGGCTCGGGAGCGCTTTGCCCGCGAGCAACAAAGCCTGCCGGCCCTGGCCGGTTATCAGGGCTTCTTTGACGGGCCGTTGAACAATGCCCAGTTAAACGGTGTCAGTGACTACAATGATCATGTGCCGGCCTTTGCCCGCCTGCTGGAACAATGCCAGCGGGACTGGGACTGTTTCTGGCAGCAGGTGGAAAACCTGGCCGAGTTGACGCCGGCACAACGCAATAACGCCCTGGAGGGCCTGGCATGGAACTGA
- a CDS encoding rhomboid family intramembrane serine protease encodes MELIRTPQPELAKLFEHTLKRNGFAVARREEGSEQIIELQDPSQYNPAKALLEELITDLKHQQGRQPVEPLTGRPQPLMSGGWFASLGWVTRIVLIVSVLVYLTPYLMGDGVYRALLFPAALDGLASQPWRLVTPMLLHFSLLHLLFNLLWWSDLGRLIERFQSSGQLVLVTLVTGITANVAQFFHTGPMFGGLSGVVYGLLGYLWIYGKVNPQSGYPLRREIVIFMLAWMVICFVGLSSVVANAAHLAGLVSGCLLGGGFGLWRRAQGAGAV; translated from the coding sequence ATGGAACTGATCCGTACCCCGCAACCGGAACTGGCAAAGCTGTTTGAGCATACCCTCAAGCGTAACGGCTTTGCGGTGGCGCGCCGGGAGGAGGGGAGTGAGCAGATCATCGAGCTGCAGGATCCGTCGCAGTACAACCCTGCCAAGGCCCTGCTGGAAGAGCTGATCACCGACCTCAAGCATCAGCAGGGGCGCCAGCCGGTGGAGCCCCTCACCGGGCGCCCCCAGCCGCTGATGTCCGGGGGCTGGTTTGCCAGCCTGGGCTGGGTGACCCGCATCGTTCTTATTGTCAGTGTGCTGGTGTATCTGACGCCGTACCTGATGGGCGATGGCGTCTACCGGGCGCTGCTGTTTCCGGCGGCCCTGGACGGGCTGGCCAGCCAGCCCTGGCGGCTGGTGACCCCCATGCTGCTGCACTTTTCCCTGCTGCACCTGCTGTTCAATCTGCTCTGGTGGTCGGATCTGGGGCGCCTGATCGAGCGGTTCCAGTCCAGCGGGCAACTGGTGCTGGTCACCCTGGTGACCGGCATTACTGCCAATGTGGCCCAGTTCTTCCACACCGGGCCCATGTTCGGTGGCCTGTCCGGGGTGGTGTACGGGTTGCTCGGTTACCTGTGGATCTATGGCAAGGTGAATCCCCAGTCCGGTTACCCCCTGCGCCGGGAGATTGTCATCTTCATGCTGGCCTGGATGGTGATCTGCTTTGTGGGGCTGTCCAGTGTGGTGGCCAACGCTGCGCATCTGGCTGGGCTGGTCAGCGGCTGTCTGCTGGGGGGCGGTTTCGGCCTCTGGCGGCGGGCACAGGGGGCCGGGGCCGTTTGA
- a CDS encoding TRAP transporter TatT component family protein: MQWRVLPGFVPSLLVAAVVSLQGCSLASIDDNLPYGVLNNNDLELVAEGLPTYLLMVDGLIENWPDSASMLASGADLYGAYAGLFVEDPERARKLSDKALGYAFRSACAHDNDYCDLRDLSVPEFEELLDDAGKGDVPMLFTLGSAWAGYIQQNTSDWNAVAELGRVEAIMERVVVLDEGYQYGQAHMYLGVLSSILPASLGGKPDQAKAHFEQAMTLSEGKNLLAPVLYAEKYARLVFDRELHDSLLKEVLAADPQVHGLTLQNTYAQEQAEALLADADDYF, from the coding sequence ATGCAGTGGCGCGTCCTACCCGGGTTTGTTCCCTCACTCCTTGTCGCAGCGGTCGTTTCCTTGCAGGGCTGTTCCCTGGCCAGCATCGACGACAACCTGCCCTATGGCGTACTCAACAACAATGATCTTGAGCTGGTGGCTGAGGGCCTGCCCACCTATCTGTTGATGGTGGACGGTCTGATCGAAAACTGGCCTGATAGCGCCTCCATGCTGGCCAGTGGGGCAGACCTTTACGGCGCCTACGCGGGGCTGTTTGTGGAAGACCCGGAACGGGCCCGCAAGCTCAGTGACAAGGCCCTGGGCTATGCCTTCCGCTCTGCCTGTGCCCACGACAACGATTACTGCGATCTGCGCGACCTGTCCGTTCCCGAATTCGAGGAACTGCTGGATGACGCCGGCAAGGGTGATGTGCCCATGCTGTTCACCCTGGGCAGCGCCTGGGCCGGCTACATTCAGCAGAACACCAGTGACTGGAATGCGGTGGCCGAATTGGGGCGCGTGGAAGCCATCATGGAGCGCGTGGTGGTGCTGGATGAGGGTTACCAGTACGGCCAGGCGCATATGTACCTGGGCGTGCTGAGCAGCATTCTGCCCGCTTCCCTGGGCGGCAAGCCGGACCAGGCAAAAGCCCACTTTGAGCAGGCCATGACCCTCTCGGAAGGCAAGAACCTGCTGGCCCCGGTGCTTTATGCCGAAAAGTATGCCCGTTTGGTGTTTGACCGTGAGCTGCATGATAGCCTGCTCAAGGAGGTCCTCGCCGCTGATCCGCAGGTGCATGGTCTGACCCTGCAGAATACCTATGCGCAGGAGCAGGCTGAAGCCCTGCTCGCCGACGCTGACGATTATTTCTAG
- the dctP gene encoding TRAP transporter substrate-binding protein DctP, which translates to MLRLATILVALLPVWASAANTLKISTLYPDGTTIVTGLKEAGKEIAEKTEGRVKLKVYPGGVMGDDRAVQRKIRIGQLHGQVAQGGAFASAYKDSQILNVPLAFNNYDEVDAVRAELDPVIKQGLEEGGWVSFGLIDGGFAYVMSEKPVKSITDLRNQKLWLPANDEGSAKAAKAFELSPIMLNIGSVLTSLQTGAVNAFAAPPVAALTLQWYSRVNYLTDMPLLYTFGTLGIHEKFFKRLSAEDQQVVRQVLDSTFAKLDAESRQENLSAFQAVKQQGLEVVEPTPEQLAEWRDYAKRATAELVEEGEISQGMLDRLNAILAQQREGQ; encoded by the coding sequence ATGCTGCGTCTTGCCACGATTCTGGTCGCGTTGTTGCCGGTCTGGGCTTCGGCCGCCAACACCCTGAAAATTTCCACCCTGTACCCGGATGGCACCACCATCGTCACCGGTCTGAAAGAGGCGGGTAAGGAAATCGCCGAAAAAACCGAAGGGCGGGTGAAACTGAAAGTGTATCCCGGTGGGGTGATGGGCGATGACCGGGCGGTACAGCGCAAGATCCGCATCGGCCAGCTCCACGGTCAGGTGGCCCAGGGCGGCGCCTTTGCCTCCGCCTACAAGGACAGCCAGATTCTCAACGTGCCGCTGGCCTTCAACAACTACGACGAGGTGGACGCAGTACGCGCCGAACTGGACCCGGTGATCAAGCAGGGCCTGGAAGAGGGCGGCTGGGTCAGCTTCGGCCTGATCGACGGCGGTTTTGCCTATGTGATGTCGGAAAAGCCGGTGAAGAGCATTACCGATCTGCGCAACCAGAAGCTGTGGCTGCCGGCCAATGATGAAGGCTCTGCCAAGGCCGCCAAGGCATTTGAACTGTCGCCCATCATGCTCAATATCGGCTCGGTGCTGACCTCCCTGCAGACCGGGGCGGTCAATGCCTTCGCGGCCCCGCCGGTGGCGGCCCTGACCCTGCAGTGGTATTCCCGGGTGAATTACCTGACCGACATGCCGCTGCTATACACCTTTGGCACCCTGGGGATCCATGAAAAGTTCTTCAAGCGACTCAGCGCCGAGGATCAGCAGGTAGTGCGTCAGGTGCTGGACAGCACCTTTGCCAAGCTGGATGCGGAAAGCCGTCAGGAAAACCTGAGTGCCTTCCAGGCGGTGAAACAGCAGGGCCTGGAAGTGGTCGAGCCCACTCCGGAGCAGCTGGCCGAATGGCGTGACTACGCCAAACGCGCCACCGCAGAGCTGGTGGAAGAGGGGGAAATCTCCCAGGGCATGCTGGACCGGCTTAACGCCATTCTGGCCCAGCAGCGCGAAGGGCAGTAA
- a CDS encoding TRAP transporter small permease yields the protein MAGLLHRLHRTLHQIEDGLIVAVLLFMVLLAVAQIVLRNFFGTSLVWIEPLLQNAVLWIGLLGAMIASRNDEHIRIDVASSLLPEKYHPFLTTAVDLFTAFICVLVAWYSVGFVIEEYDYAGAAFANVPSWLLQSIIPLGFSVMAVRYVVLFVLGLLGKRPKMQEPVP from the coding sequence ATGGCAGGCTTGTTACACCGGCTCCACCGTACCCTCCACCAAATCGAGGACGGCCTGATCGTGGCCGTCCTTTTGTTTATGGTGCTGCTGGCGGTGGCGCAGATCGTGCTGCGTAATTTCTTTGGTACCAGCCTGGTATGGATTGAGCCGCTGCTGCAGAACGCGGTGCTGTGGATCGGTCTGCTCGGTGCCATGATCGCCTCGCGCAATGACGAGCACATCCGTATTGATGTGGCTTCGTCACTGCTGCCGGAGAAATATCACCCCTTCCTGACCACGGCTGTGGATCTGTTTACCGCCTTTATCTGTGTGCTGGTGGCCTGGTACAGCGTGGGTTTCGTGATCGAGGAATACGACTACGCCGGCGCAGCTTTTGCCAATGTGCCGAGCTGGTTGCTGCAGAGCATTATCCCGCTGGGCTTTTCGGTGATGGCGGTGCGTTACGTGGTGCTGTTCGTGCTGGGCCTGTTGGGTAAACGGCCGAAGATGCAGGAGCCGGTGCCATGA
- a CDS encoding TRAP transporter large permease subunit: protein MITVAIILLVLLALMGAPLFAIILGAAALGFYTLGIEMSVLHIDIYQLSNSVVLMALPLFTFAGFLLSESKTADRMLRLSQAAFGWMPGGMAFVSLIACAFFTALTGGSGVTIVALGALLLPALVKGNYPEKFSLGLVTSSGSLGLLLVPSVPLLIYGIIAQQMSQQLDMPSVEIVDLYLAGLVPALLMVVLMYGYCVWATRGTEVPRQSFDFRELVDALWEARWELPLPLVVLGGIFSGFLVISEAAAVTALYVLVAEVFLYREITLRRLPGIMRDSMIMVGGILLILAVALAFTDYLVYAGVPEKLFTLIQTHVESKVTFLILLNILLLLLGAVLDIFAALVIMVPLILPVALRYGIDPVHLGIIFVANMQIGYITPPVGMNLFIASYRFKKKVTELFAATLPFMMVLIIALLMITYIPQLSLWLVR, encoded by the coding sequence ATGATTACCGTCGCCATTATCCTGCTGGTGTTGCTGGCGCTGATGGGGGCGCCGCTGTTTGCGATTATTCTCGGTGCGGCGGCACTGGGCTTTTATACCCTGGGCATCGAAATGTCGGTGCTGCATATCGATATCTACCAGCTGAGCAATTCCGTGGTGCTGATGGCGCTGCCGTTGTTCACCTTCGCCGGTTTCCTGCTCAGCGAATCGAAAACCGCCGACCGCATGCTGCGCCTCAGCCAGGCCGCCTTTGGCTGGATGCCCGGTGGCATGGCCTTTGTGTCGCTGATCGCCTGTGCTTTCTTTACTGCCCTTACTGGCGGCTCCGGGGTCACCATTGTGGCGCTGGGTGCGTTGCTGTTGCCGGCGCTGGTGAAAGGCAATTACCCGGAAAAATTCAGTCTGGGCCTGGTAACGTCTTCCGGTAGCCTGGGCCTGCTGCTGGTGCCTTCCGTGCCGCTGCTGATCTACGGCATCATCGCCCAGCAGATGTCCCAGCAGCTGGACATGCCGTCGGTGGAAATCGTCGACCTGTACCTGGCCGGCCTGGTGCCGGCGTTGCTGATGGTCGTGCTGATGTACGGCTATTGCGTGTGGGCCACCCGCGGCACCGAGGTGCCACGTCAGAGCTTCGATTTCCGTGAGCTGGTGGATGCGCTTTGGGAAGCCCGCTGGGAGTTGCCGCTGCCATTGGTGGTGCTGGGCGGGATCTTTTCCGGCTTCCTGGTGATCAGCGAAGCGGCAGCGGTGACCGCGCTCTATGTGCTGGTGGCGGAAGTGTTCCTGTACCGGGAAATTACCCTGCGCAGGCTGCCCGGCATCATGCGTGATTCCATGATCATGGTGGGCGGCATCCTGCTGATTCTGGCGGTGGCCCTGGCCTTCACCGATTACCTGGTTTACGCCGGGGTGCCGGAGAAGCTGTTTACCCTGATTCAGACCCATGTGGAGAGCAAGGTCACCTTCCTGATCCTGCTCAACATCCTGCTGCTGTTGCTGGGGGCGGTGCTGGATATCTTCGCTGCCCTGGTGATCATGGTGCCGCTGATCCTGCCGGTGGCGCTGCGCTACGGCATCGACCCGGTGCATCTGGGCATCATCTTCGTGGCCAACATGCAGATCGGCTATATCACCCCGCCGGTGGGCATGAACCTGTTTATTGCCAGCTACCGTTTCAAGAAGAAGGTCACCGAGCTGTTCGCGGCGACCTTGCCCTTCATGATGGTGCTGATCATTGCCTTGCTGATGATTACTTATATCCCGCAGCTCAGTCTCTGGTTGGTGCGTTAA
- a CDS encoding NYN domain-containing protein, translating to MAGSNSDTDSSAISSTSLAVLIDADNTPPKIVDGLFEEIAKFGTASVKRIYGDWTKPNLGGWKNVLLKHSVQPIQQFAYTQGKNATDCSMIIDAMDLLYTKQLSGFCLVSSDSDFTRLAARLREEGQTVYGFGERKTPGPFVAACDKFIYTEVLRSDHPPQDTAGKTDDPAPSEPVSKEPPPLQLIANVIDDISDEDDWANLGTVGQHLSKRKPDFDTRLFGHKKLSDMIRAYPKWFQIQKGQGKSIQVKTLRK from the coding sequence ATGGCAGGCAGCAATAGTGACACGGACTCTTCCGCTATCAGCAGCACCTCGCTGGCAGTCCTTATCGACGCGGACAATACGCCGCCGAAAATCGTCGATGGTCTGTTTGAGGAAATAGCTAAATTCGGCACTGCCAGCGTCAAACGCATCTATGGGGACTGGACCAAACCCAACCTGGGTGGCTGGAAAAACGTGCTGCTGAAACACTCCGTACAACCGATCCAGCAGTTCGCCTACACCCAGGGCAAGAACGCCACGGACTGCAGCATGATTATCGATGCCATGGATCTGCTCTATACGAAACAACTGTCCGGGTTTTGCCTTGTATCCAGCGACAGCGACTTCACTCGCCTGGCGGCCAGACTGCGCGAAGAAGGGCAGACCGTTTACGGCTTCGGCGAGCGCAAAACCCCGGGGCCCTTTGTGGCCGCCTGCGACAAGTTCATCTACACCGAGGTATTGCGTTCGGATCACCCGCCGCAAGACACCGCCGGCAAAACCGATGACCCGGCACCCAGCGAACCCGTCAGCAAGGAACCGCCACCGCTGCAGCTGATAGCCAATGTGATTGACGATATTTCCGACGAGGACGACTGGGCCAACCTGGGCACCGTGGGCCAGCACCTGAGCAAGCGCAAACCGGATTTCGACACCCGCCTGTTTGGCCACAAGAAACTCAGCGACATGATCCGCGCCTACCCCAAGTGGTTCCAGATCCAGAAAGGACAAGGCAAAAGCATCCAGGTAAAAACGCTACGAAAATAA
- a CDS encoding SDR family NAD(P)-dependent oxidoreductase — protein sequence MTKTVLITGGAGGIGRELCKHFNNDGYNIVVFSLLQEELDDLGNDLKAQRRDMIYHGVQMDLSQPDAAERIVEWLARENIELDVLVNNVGFGMMGEHVEQDSQKLERMLTLNNILLSKLCMLVGVRMKARGEGKIMNIGSLAGFCPMPFFAAYSASKAFVINFSASLQEELKPYGVQVTCFCPSTTKTAFLDTAQSQHQSSSGITKFVSAQIATPQDVARAGYAALNKGKRYALPGLSITLQSIWIRMMPLRSMANFVYRKSVKAVNS from the coding sequence ATGACAAAAACCGTTCTGATTACCGGCGGCGCCGGCGGCATTGGCCGTGAACTCTGCAAGCATTTCAACAATGACGGCTACAACATTGTGGTCTTCAGTTTGCTGCAGGAAGAGCTGGATGACCTGGGTAACGACCTGAAAGCCCAACGCAGAGACATGATCTACCACGGCGTGCAGATGGACCTGTCACAGCCCGACGCCGCCGAGCGCATCGTGGAATGGCTGGCCAGGGAGAACATCGAACTGGACGTACTGGTGAACAACGTGGGCTTCGGCATGATGGGCGAACACGTTGAACAGGACAGCCAGAAACTGGAACGCATGCTCACTCTGAACAACATCCTGCTCAGCAAGCTGTGCATGCTGGTGGGCGTGCGAATGAAAGCCCGCGGCGAAGGAAAGATCATGAATATCGGCTCCCTCGCTGGCTTCTGCCCCATGCCGTTCTTTGCCGCCTACAGCGCCAGCAAGGCCTTCGTGATCAACTTCAGCGCCTCCCTCCAGGAAGAACTGAAACCCTACGGCGTGCAGGTCACCTGCTTCTGCCCCTCCACCACCAAAACCGCCTTCCTGGATACGGCACAAAGCCAGCACCAGAGCTCCAGCGGTATTACCAAATTCGTCTCCGCCCAGATCGCCACCCCGCAAGACGTGGCCCGAGCCGGCTACGCGGCGCTCAATAAGGGAAAACGCTACGCCCTGCCCGGCCTGTCCATAACCCTGCAAAGCATCTGGATCCGCATGATGCCCCTGCGCTCCATGGCGAATTTCGTCTACAGGAAATCGGTGAAGGCTGTTAACAGTTAA
- a CDS encoding fatty acid desaturase: MTTTTAARHDEDNTLARLKVSPRFAWPTLAIMVVSHSVTMLSWVMVLNGYWPAWLGLILNSITGYALFTPAHEAIHRCAAQKPRHNDLILSIATFMVVPFGKGNLFRLMHMRHHRFANDPQKDPDHWMANSLWTMPVWGFWPFIYLVNYLRKPDVLPNMKPSEVWRELAIAVVAITALFIWQPFVTLMLWLIPSYIAFFLMCLVFMMLPHYPHTGRQDENPNTTALMRMGKEWLLTPVLMYQNYHLIHHLYPTIPFYRYGKAWKARERYHREHSGSMIIGPFQLGPNNSPAKSD; the protein is encoded by the coding sequence ATGACAACGACAACTGCCGCGCGACACGATGAAGACAACACCCTGGCCAGGCTCAAGGTCTCCCCCCGGTTTGCCTGGCCGACCCTTGCCATCATGGTGGTATCCCACAGCGTCACGATGCTCAGCTGGGTGATGGTACTAAATGGCTACTGGCCAGCCTGGCTCGGGTTGATCCTCAACAGTATTACCGGCTATGCCCTGTTCACCCCGGCCCACGAGGCAATTCACCGCTGTGCTGCGCAGAAACCCCGGCACAACGACCTAATCCTTTCCATTGCCACCTTTATGGTGGTGCCGTTCGGCAAAGGAAACCTGTTCCGGCTGATGCACATGCGCCACCACCGCTTTGCCAATGATCCGCAAAAAGACCCGGATCACTGGATGGCCAACAGCCTGTGGACCATGCCAGTCTGGGGCTTCTGGCCTTTCATCTATCTGGTCAATTACCTGCGCAAACCGGACGTGCTTCCCAATATGAAACCGTCCGAAGTATGGCGCGAACTGGCCATCGCGGTGGTAGCAATCACTGCCCTGTTTATCTGGCAGCCTTTCGTCACTCTGATGCTGTGGTTGATCCCTTCCTATATCGCTTTCTTCCTGATGTGTCTGGTCTTCATGATGCTACCCCACTATCCGCACACCGGGCGTCAGGATGAGAACCCGAACACCACCGCCCTGATGCGTATGGGCAAGGAATGGCTGCTGACACCCGTGCTGATGTACCAGAACTATCATCTGATCCATCACCTTTATCCGACCATTCCCTTCTATCGCTATGGCAAGGCATGGAAAGCCCGTGAGCGCTATCACCGGGAACACTCTGGCAGCATGATTATCGGTCCCTTCCAGCTGGGCCCGAACAATTCTCCCGCCAAGTCCGACTAA